One Anguilla rostrata isolate EN2019 chromosome 15, ASM1855537v3, whole genome shotgun sequence genomic window carries:
- the fzd7b gene encoding frizzled-7b translates to MAILKTWDWVWTTGCVLAIACLSLPLCSGQYQGEKGISIPEHGFCQPISIPLCTDIAYNQTIMPNLLGHTNQEDAGLEVHQFYPLVKVQCSMDLKFFLCSMYAPVCTVLEQAIPPCRSLCERARQGCEALMNKFGFQWPERLRCENFPVHGAGEICVGQNTSDTGSPTSYPTPYVPELITLPPPHVGRPNQPFSCPLQLEVPAYLNYYFMGVKDCGAPCEPAKPNGLMYFREEEVKFGRLWVGIWSILCCVSTLFTVLTYLVDMRRFRYPERPIIFLSGCYFMVAVAYAAGFLLEDKVVCIDGLNPDGYKTVAQGTKKEGCTILFMILYFFGMASSIWWVILSLTWFLSAGMKWGHEAIEANSQYFHLAAWAVPAVKTITILAMGQVDGDLLTGVCYVGIYSVDSLRGFVLAPLFVYLFIGTSFLLAGFVSLFRIRTIMKHDGTKTEKLEKLMVRIGVFSVLYTVPATIVIACYFYEQAFREQWERTWHMQTCKRFAVPCPVNNFAPMTPDFTVFMIKYLMTMIVGITSGFWIWSGKTLQSWRRFYKRLSNSNQGETTV, encoded by the coding sequence ATGGCAATTTTAAAAACCTGGGATTGGGTTTGGACAACTGGCTGCGTTTTGGCGATCGCGTGCCTGTCGCTCCCGTTGTGCTCGGGTCAGTACCAAGGAGAGAAGGGCATCTCTATACCCGAGCACGGCTTTTGTCAGCCTATATCCATCCCGCTCTGTACCGACATCGCGTACAATCAGACCATCATGCCGAACCTCCTGGGCCACACCAATCAGGAAGACGCCGGGCTGGAGGTCCACCAGTTCTACCCGCTCGTGAAAGTGCAGTGTTCGATGGACTTAAAGTTTTTCCTGTGCTCGATGTATGCGCCGGTGTGCACGGTGCTCGAGCAAGCCATTCCGCCCTGCCGCTCTTTGTGCGAGCGCGCGCGTCAGGGCTGCGAGGCTCTGATGAACAAGTTCGGCTTCCAGTGGCCCGAGCGGCTCCGCTGCGAGAACTTCCCCGTGCACGGCGCCGGCGAAATCTGCGTGGGCCAGAACACCTCGGACACCGGCAGCCCCACCTCGTACCCGACGCCGTACGTCCCCGAGCTCATAACGCTGCCCCCTCCGCACGTGGGGCGGCCCAACCAGCCCTTCTCCTGCCCGCTGCAGCTGGAGGTGCCCGCCTACCTCAACTACTACTTCATGGGCGTCAAGGACTGCGGAGCGCCCTGCGAGCCGGCCAAGCCCAACGGCCTGATGTACTTCCGCGAGGAGGAGGTGAAGTTCGGCCGGCTGTGGGTGGGCATCTGGTCCATCCTGTGCTGCGTGAGCACCCTGTTCACGGTGCTGACGTACCTGGTGGACATGCGCCGTTTCCGCTACCCGGAGCGGCCCATCATCTTCCTGTCGGGCTGCTACTTCATGGTGGCGGTGGCCTACGCGGCCGGCTTCCTCCTGGAGGACAAGGTGGTGTGCATCGACGGGCTCAACCCTGACGGCTACAAGACGGTGGCGCAGGGCACCAAGAAAGAAGGCTGCACCATCCTCTTCATGATCCTCTACTTCTTCGGCATGGCCAGCTCCATCTGGTGGGTGATCCTGTCGCTCACCTGGTTCCTGTCGGCGGGCATGAAGTGGGGCCACGAGGCCATCGAGGCCAACTCGCAGTACTTCCACCTGGCGGCGTGGGCGGTGCCCGCGGTGAAGACCATCACCATCCTGGCCATGGGGCAGGTGGACGGCGACCTGCTGACCGGCGTGTGCTACGTGGGCATCTACAGCGTGGACTCGCTGCGCGGCTTCGTGCTGGCGCCGCTCTTCGTCTACCTCTTCATCGGCACCTCCTTCCTGCTGGCGGGCTTCGTGTCGCTCTTCCGCATCCGCACCATCATGAAGCACGACGGCACCAAGACGGAGAAGCTGGAGAAGCTCATGGTGCGCATCGGCGTCTTCAGCGTGCTGTACACGGTGCCCGCCACCATCGTCATCGCCTGCTACTTCTACGAGCAGGCCTTCCGCGAGCAGTGGGAGCGGACCTGGCACATGCAGACCTGCAAGCGCTTCGCCGTGCCCTGCCCCGTCAACAACTTCGCCCCCATGACGCCCGACTTCACCGTGTTCATGATCAAGTACCTGATGACCATGATCGTGGGCATCACCTCGGGCTTCTGGATATGGTCGGGGAAAACGCTGCAGTCGTGGCGAAGGTTTTACAAGAGGCTCAGCAACAGCAACCAGGGCGAGACGACTGTATGA